Below is a window of Mycobacterium dioxanotrophicus DNA.
ACGCCGTCCGCAACCAGATCCTGACGTTCCTCATCGCCGGCCAGGACACCACGTCGACCCTGATGCCGACGGCGATGTACAGCATCGTCAAGCACCCGGCGGTGCTGCACCGGGCCTGTCACGAGGTGGATGCGCTGTTCGGACCGGACGACGACCATGTGCCGGCGTTCGACGAGATCGGCAAACTCACCTACATCCGCCAGATTGTCGACGAAACGTTGCGGCTCTCACCGCCGGTCCGGGAGATCGATCGAATGGCCCTGGCGGACACGGTCATCGGGAGGCGTTATCCGATACCCAAGGGGACGGTTGTCACGATCACCACCTCGGCGTTGCACCGCCGGCCCGAATGGGGTGACAACGTCGACATCTTCGATCCGGACCGCTTCGGCCCCGAGCAGGCCGCCGACCGGCCGTCGAACCTGTTCAAGCCCTTCGGCACCGGAGCCCGGTCGTGCATCGGCCGGCAGTTCGCGTTGCACGAGGCGACGATGGCGTTGGCGACTCTGCTGCATCGGTACCGCTTCCTCGACGTCGACCACTACCAACTGCGCACCCACAGTGACCTGCTGCGCAAACCGGTCGGGTTCCATCTGGAGTTGGCCCGGCGGACTCCGGCAGATCGCCGGCACGCCGAGGCCGCCGCGCAGGTGGCACCCGCAGCACGCCCGCGCGCGGTGGCCGCACCAGGTTCGAAAGTGACTGTGCTGCATGGCTCTAACCTCGGCAACTGCCGGGCTTTGGCGCAGCAGCTGGCCGACGAGGCCACCGATCTCGGCTATCAGACGACTGTGGCCGCCCTCGACACGGCGGCGGGGGCGTTGCCGAGCGAGGGGGCGGTGGTGGTGGTCGCCGCGTCGTACAACGGCCAGCCCACCGACGACGCACGACGTTTCGTCGAATGGCTCGACGATACGGGCACACGTGCGCAACCGGTGATCCCGTACGCCGTTCTGGGTGTGGGAGACCGGAACTGGGCCGAAACCTATCAGTCGGTCCCGAAGCGTATCGACGAACGTCTTACGGAACTGATTGGTGCACCGGTCATTCCGCGGGGCGAGGCCGACACGTCGGGCGATTTCGCCGGAACCGTCGAAGACTTCTCCGCGGCGCTGTGGCAAGCGCTGGCCCCCGCGTCGGGTACCGCGGCGCTCGACGCTGCCGACAACACGGAGCTGCTCTACGAATTGCGCGCCATCGACGGCCCGGTCACATCGGCGATCGACGCGCGCTTCGAGGTGCAACCGGCCACCGTACTCGACAACGTGGCGCTGGTCGACGTCGACGCCCACGACATGGGAAATGGCAAGCGGCTCATCCGGATTGCGTTGCCCGATGACGTCGAATACCACACCGGTGACCACGTCACGGTGCTCCCTGACAACAGTCCCGAGGTGGTGCAGGAGGTTGCCGAACTGCTGGAGCTGCGGCTCGACCGCCGCATCTCGGTCAATCCGCGGCGCAGCACCCGGCGTGCCATCGCCATCGACCGGGAAGTCAGTGTGCGTGAATTGCTCACCCATTTCATCGAGCTGCGCAAGGCCGCCAGCCGCAGCCAGCTGCTGAAGCTCGCGATGGCCAACCCCTGTCCGCCCGAACGCACGGCGCTGGCCGAACTCGCCGAAAACCCCGAGACTCGCGCGCTGAGCGTCACCGAGTGCCTGGCCGAGTTCCCGGCCACCGAGCTGTCGCGTGCCGAGCTGCTGGAGTTGTTCGAGCCGATGGGCACCCGGCACTACTCGATCGCCTCTTCTGCGCGCCGGTCGGCGCGTGAGGTCGAGCTGGTGGTCAGTGTGCTCGAGGGGCCGGCCCGCTCCGGGTACGGCGTGTTCCGCGGCGTGTCGTCGAGCTACCTCGCCGATGCCATACCGGGACAACAGATCCGGATGCGCGTCGACACCGCCCGCAAAGCCTTCCGGGCCGGTGCCGAACCGGCGAAGAACGTCATCATGGTCGGCGCCGGAACCGGCGTTGCCCCGTTCCGCGGCTTCATCGGCGACCGGCTGGCGGCGCAGGCCGCCGGGGAGCCGTTCACGTCGGCACTGTGCTTCTTCGGCGTGCGGCATCCCGATGTGGACTACCTGTTCCGCGAAGAGTTCGAATCGGCCGAACAGGCCGGCGTCGTGCGGATGCGCCCGGCGTTCTCACGGCGGCCCGAAGACGAGATCCGGTACGTGCAGGACCGTATCGCCGCCGACGCCGACGAGGTGTGGGCGATGCTGGGCGACCCGGGCACCGACGCGCACGTCTACATCTGCGGAGACGGGGCCCGGATGGCTCCCGCCGTGCGCGGCGCGTTCCGCGACATCTACCGCCGATTCACCGGGGCCGACGACGAAGCGGCTGCCGGCTGGCTTGCCGATCTGGTCAACACTGATCGATACGTCGAAGACGTGTGGGCGCAGTAGTCGTCAGCTGAGTTGTGCCTACTGCACGACCACGACGGCAATGACCGCCAGCAGAAGCAGCACAAGGTAAATCGTTGTGTCGTTGGCGATTCCGTACTTGATGCGGCTCGTGACGGCAAAGATGGCACGACCACGATCCAGCCGAATGCGACGTACCCGAAGCCGTGGCCGACTTGTGTGACGAATCCGTACTCGGTCCCGGTCATATCGAGCCGGTGGTGATCAGCGAACAGTTGGCACACACGTGCGATCACCGAGAAGCTGATACTGATACCGGCGGCGGTGTCAGCGATCCACCACGCAGTTCGTCGCGGCACGTTCAACTCGTTCTGGCTCACCGCAGCACTTTCTCCACGGTCCGCAGGTTGCGGGTGGTGGTCGACGACTTGTACCGCTTCTTGCCCATGGTCTTGCCGATGGTGCTGTTGAGGGTGGCGTGGCGGGCCACCTGCCAGTAGAGCACGCCGTCACCGCGCTGCACCTTCTCCTCGGGTCCCGGTTCAAGGGCCGCCAATTCGTCGAGCAGATCGGCGTCGCTGACGAACGTGACATACGAATGATGGCCTTCGACTTCCCGCTCGAATGGGTAGTCATCCGACAGCGCGCGCAGCTCATCGACGTCGTACACCAGCACCCACGCCTCGTAACCGAAGGTGTCGCGCAGCGCCTGTTCGGCCTTGGACCGCACGGCCTTGGCGCTGGATTTGCTGTCCAGCAACACATTTCCGCTGGCAAGGATCGTCTTGACGTTGTCGAAGCCGGCCGCGGTCAAGGCGTTGGCCACCTCGGCCATCTTGAGGTTCACACCGCCGACGTTGACGCCGCGCAGAAAGACCGCATATCGGGGCATGGGATTACTCCTTGAGCAGAGTGGCCAGCTCCGCCTGCGACGTCGTGGTGATGACATGCAGGACGTGCTGGTAATTGGGGGAGCGCGCCGACACGATCGAGGTGTGGGTGTCGCCGGGCAGCAACTCGACCGCGGCCCGCCCGCCGCGCTGCTTGACTGCCGCGACGTAACGCTGGGAGTTGGCGGGTGCGACGACGGTGTCGCGGGTGCCGTGCAGGGCGATCACCGGAACCGTCGGATCGATGTTCTGGATCGGGTCGACCGATGCGTAGCGGTCC
It encodes the following:
- a CDS encoding bifunctional cytochrome P450/NADPH--P450 reductase produces the protein METFSPALPPEIDGVPSAVGVELPPGPVPGRLYALPADVLAEQYGPLFYADFTGSRRLYACSLELVDELCDESRFTKGITDRLDRFRTLVENGLFTSYPGENGWEQAHDVLIPGFSFSGLRSYHPAMLDINRQLLAQWDDAAGRRAVDVAGDLAKLAMDTVGLAGFGARFDSYHHDGLADIPASFAAALDQILAPGGGDRTLFDAERDKLYAFIDDLIAGHRGGAADLDDLLALMLEPGADGTPRLDHDAVRNQILTFLIAGQDTTSTLMPTAMYSIVKHPAVLHRACHEVDALFGPDDDHVPAFDEIGKLTYIRQIVDETLRLSPPVREIDRMALADTVIGRRYPIPKGTVVTITTSALHRRPEWGDNVDIFDPDRFGPEQAADRPSNLFKPFGTGARSCIGRQFALHEATMALATLLHRYRFLDVDHYQLRTHSDLLRKPVGFHLELARRTPADRRHAEAAAQVAPAARPRAVAAPGSKVTVLHGSNLGNCRALAQQLADEATDLGYQTTVAALDTAAGALPSEGAVVVVAASYNGQPTDDARRFVEWLDDTGTRAQPVIPYAVLGVGDRNWAETYQSVPKRIDERLTELIGAPVIPRGEADTSGDFAGTVEDFSAALWQALAPASGTAALDAADNTELLYELRAIDGPVTSAIDARFEVQPATVLDNVALVDVDAHDMGNGKRLIRIALPDDVEYHTGDHVTVLPDNSPEVVQEVAELLELRLDRRISVNPRRSTRRAIAIDREVSVRELLTHFIELRKAASRSQLLKLAMANPCPPERTALAELAENPETRALSVTECLAEFPATELSRAELLELFEPMGTRHYSIASSARRSAREVELVVSVLEGPARSGYGVFRGVSSSYLADAIPGQQIRMRVDTARKAFRAGAEPAKNVIMVGAGTGVAPFRGFIGDRLAAQAAGEPFTSALCFFGVRHPDVDYLFREEFESAEQAGVVRMRPAFSRRPEDEIRYVQDRIAADADEVWAMLGDPGTDAHVYICGDGARMAPAVRGAFRDIYRRFTGADDEAAAGWLADLVNTDRYVEDVWAQ
- a CDS encoding DUF1697 domain-containing protein encodes the protein MPRYAVFLRGVNVGGVNLKMAEVANALTAAGFDNVKTILASGNVLLDSKSSAKAVRSKAEQALRDTFGYEAWVLVYDVDELRALSDDYPFEREVEGHHSYVTFVSDADLLDELAALEPGPEEKVQRGDGVLYWQVARHATLNSTIGKTMGKKRYKSSTTTRNLRTVEKVLR